GGAGCAGCTCGTCGGAGCTCGTCATGATCGAGGTGGTCACGATGACGGCCAGCGCCAGGTGGTTGGCCCCCAGCAGGATCGCCGCGTTGGGCTTGCGGTCGGTGTAGACCTGCTTGCGCAGGTTGCCCGGCGTCAGCAGGTCCAGGGCCAGGAAGCCCAGGCCGAGGACGGCGATGCCGACGACGAAGTAGAGCAGCGTGGCGACGACGCCGTCGCCGAGCTCGCTGCCGTCCAGGGATCCGAAGGTCACGGGGCGCTCCTGCTGTCGGGGGTGCGGTGGGTGGTCACTTGCCGTCTCCGGGGCCGCCGTCGCCGCCGCCGGAGGCCGGCGACCCCGGCCGGAAGCCCGAGCCCAGGAACGCGTAGTAGCCGCTGCTGTACCGGCCGTCGACGTCCTCGACCCGGACGGTGCTGCCGTCCGTGGCGGTGGAGACGATGACGATGTCGTCGTCGTAGCGCAGGTACTCCGCGCCGCCGTCGCTCTGTCGCGCCGCCGGTGGGGCCGCCTCGGCGATGTCGGCGGTGGTGGTGCCCACCGGGTCCGGGGAGGAGAAGCTCTCGCCGTCGGAGTCGCTGCCGGTGGACGTGTAGGTGTCCCGGATGAAGCTCTCCGGGCTGCCGCCGGACCCGCAGCCGGCCAGCACCAGGGCCGCGGTCAGGAGGGCTGCCGGGAGGACGCGTCGGGTGCTCATGCCGGGCTCCAGTCGCTGTGGGTGGTGACGACGTCGCTGGTCCCGGCGCCGGGGTACAGGTGCCAGGTCCGCCAGGTCCAGCCGGTCGCCGTCGCGGCACCGGTGAGGGCGGTGAGCGCGGCCGCGTGGCCGGGGAAGGCCGCGACCAGCCAGTCGGACCGGCCGGCCGCCCGGGTGCGGAGATCGGCCACCCGGTCGGCCAGCTCGGCGGTGGGCACCTGCTCCACGGTCGACGTGAAGCGGTACCCGCGGCGGTCGGCGCGGCCGGGCAGCGGGTCGCCGCCGTCGGCCACCGCGTCGCAGGAGACCTGCTCGGTGCGGGTGGCGCCGTCCCGGCGGGCGGTGACCACGTGCGAGGCGCCCAGCACGGTGAGCACCAGCTCCCCGCCCCGGCCGTCGGACAGCGTGGTCGACGCGAGCCCGGGCGGTGCCGGGGCGTCCAGCAGCAGCCCGAGCGCCGAAGCGGCGACGTCGCGGGTGGGGACGGCGAGGTCCAGCGCCGTCACGAGCCGGGCTGGGCGTGGTAGACGGTCAACTCGGCAGGCGTGACCCGGCGGCCGGTGGAGACCTCCCACGACTGGGTCGGCGCCCAGCGCTCGAAGGCGAGCAGACCGGTCTTGTCGCGGGTGGCGTAGTCGGCGTAGTCGACCGTGCCGGTGGGCGGCGTCCCGGTGGTGCCCTCCGAGCGGAAGGCGGCCTGGCCGCGCTCGACCTGCCGGTGCACGACGTCGTTGACGACCACGTCGCCCCCGGGCACCAGGTCGGTGCCCTCCACGCGCTGCCACAGGGTGAGCTCGAGGTCGCCCTCGTCGTCCTCCACGGTGAGCCAGCGGCGACCGGTGGAGCCGTCGAGCAGGTGCTCGTACCAGCTCACGCCGCCCTCGGTCATGGTGATCGTGCCGCGCACGACGTGGTCGATCCCGGCGTAGGTGATCACGTCGGCCACGCCGATCTTCATCGGGTCCCAGGTGTCGGGCTGGTCGGCCAGCGGGTCGACCCGGCCGGGCGCGGGACGACGGGTCCGCCGGCTGCGCAGCACCAGCACCGCGATGACGGCCACCGCCGCGATCAGCAGCACGACGAGCAGGAACTCGGTCACCGGGAGGTCCTCCAGCAGGTCGACGACGGGCCGACCGAGACCGTAGCGAACCCCAACAGCGGGCTCACAGCGGGTGCCCAGCCCGTCACCGGGTCAGAACTGCACCCCGCGGGTCAGGGCCCCGTCGACGACCAGGTTGGTCCCGGTGGTGAAGCTGGACACCGGGCTGGCCAGGAAGACCACGGCGGCGGCCATCTCCTGCGGGGTGCCCATCCGGCCGGTCGGGTTCAGTGCCAGGGAGCTGGCGTACAGGTCGGGCTGGCCCTCCTGGATCTGCTCCCACACGCCGCCCGGGAACCAGGTGTTGCCCGGCGAGACGGTGTTCGCCCGGATGCCCTCGCCGGCCAGCTGGAAGGCCAGGCCCTGTACGTAGTGCACGATCGCGGCCTTCATCACCCCGTAGGGCCCGGCCGTGAAGTCCACCTCGCGCCCGGAGACGCTGGAGATCGCCACCAGCGCCGCGGACGAGGAGGCCCGCAGGTGCGGCAGCGCCGCCGTGGCCAGCCGGACCGTGCCCATCAGGTCGGTCTGGAACGAGGCCTGCCAGTTCTCCTCGGTGTCGGGGATGGCCAGCGCGCTCACGTTGGCCACCACCACGTCGATGCCGCCCAGCCGGCCCGCGGCGGCCTCGACCCAGGCGGTGAGCGCCGGGCCGTCGGCGACGTCCAGCGGGGTGCCGGTGGCGCCCAGCTCGGCCGCGGTGGCCGCGACGACGGCGGCGTCCCGGGCGCAGAACTCCACCCGGGCCCCCTCGGCCAGGAAGGCCTCGACGACGGCGCGGCCGATGCCGCGGGTGCCGCCGGTGACGAGCACGCGGGAGCCGGTGAGCTGCAGGTCCACGGTGGTTCCTCTCGGGGTGGGGTCAGAGCCGGACCGCGCGGGCGCGCAGGTCGGCGTGCAGTCCGTCGTAGGCGCGGGCGGGCGGCAGCAGCGCCTTGGCCGCCTTGACCACCGAGGAGTAGTTGGCGTCCACGACGTTGGCGATCGGCGCCTCGGAGATCTGGGAGAGCAGCTGGTAGGCGTCCATCACGTCCAGGCCGAACAGCTCGACGAACCAGTGCACGAGCTGGCTCTGCCCGATCCGCCAGGCGTCCTCCAGCGGGCGGGAGGAGCCGATGGTCATCCAGTGCGTGTCGTCCTCGACCCGGGGCCAGGCGGGTCCGCCGGCCGAGGCCGCGCCCTTGACCAGCTCGACGATCACCGTGGTGGTCATCGCCCCCTCGACGGCGGTGCCGCAGGCCTCGCCCTCGCCCTGGCGGTAGTGCCCGTCCCCCAGGCTGAACAGCGCACCCGGCACGTTGACCCGCAGGTAGCAGGTGGCCCCGGCGCGCATCTGGGGCGTGTCGGTGTTGCCGCCGAAGGCGTCGGGCACCAGGGAGCTGCGCACCTCGCCCCCGGCCGGGGCCACCCCGACGGTGCCGAGCATCGTGTTCACCGGCAGCTCCACCCGGAAGTCGCCGCGCTTGGCCACGAAGCCCACCGTCCCGGCCGCCCGGTCCAGCTCGTACACCCAGGTCAGGTCGGGCAGCGGCGCCTGCAGCATGGCGGTGCGCTCGGTGGAGGTGAGCCCGCCGAAGAACGGCATGACGGCGCTGACGCCGAAGTCCCGGGCCGGCTCCATGGACACGAAGTGCAGCGCCAGGGTGTCCCCCGGCTCGGCGCCCTCGACCCAGAACGGACCGGTCTGCGGGTTGACCGCGGACAGGTCGACCTTCTCGCTGGAGACGTCGGTGCCGGCCCGCAGGGCGCCGGAGAACGCGTCGTCGGACCACAGCCGCAGCACCGTGCCCGGGGCGACCCGGGCCAACGGGGCGACCCCGCCGAAGGTGAAGGCGTACTGCTCGAACGACGGGGTGATCTCGACGACGTCCATGCCGGCACCGTAGGGCCGGGGTGTGACACCCGCGTTGCGGTGCCTCAGCGCACCCGGGTGGCCTCGACGGCCAGCGGCTCCCCCGGGTCCCGGGTGCTCCCTGCCGGCAGGGCCGCCGCCGAGGTGTTCTGCGACGTCGGCAGCCAGCGGCCCCACCAGCGCAGCACGTGCTCCAGGCGGGCCCGGCGGTGCGAGGGCCGCCCGCTGCGGGACAGCTCGTGCCCCTCACCGGGGAACAGCAGCAGCTCGGTGGGCACCCCGCGGCGCTTGAGCTCCACGAAGAGCCGGGTGCCCTGCTCGAGCGGGCAGCGCCAGTCCTCCTCGGAGTGCACGACCATCGTCGGGGTGGTGATCCGGTGGGCCCCGGCCATCGGGGACTGCGCCGCGATCCGCTCGGGGTCGGTGCCCACGTACTGGTCGGCGAAGAAGAACCCGATGTCCGACGAGCCGACGAAGCTCACTGGGTCGTTGAACGCCCGTTCGCTGATCGCGGCGGCGAAACGCTGGGTGCGCCCGATGAGCAGCGTGGTCATGAACCCGCCGTAGGAGCCGCCCATGACCCCCACCCGGCCGTCGTCCAGGTCGGGCTCCTGCAGCGCCTCGTCGAGGAAGGCGACCACGTCGTCGGCGTCCAGCTCCCCCATCCGCTCCTTGACCGCCCGGCCGTGCTCCTGGCCGTAGCCGGAGGAGCCGCGGGGGTTGCACTGCAGCACCGCGTAGCCGGCCTCGACGTAGGCCTGCGTCTCGTCGAACAGCGTCCAGCCGTACTGGCTGAACGGCCCGCCGTGCACGGTGAGCAGCACCGGGTGGGGGCCCGGCCCGGCCGGGGTGGTGATCCAGCCGTGCACCGGGTAGCCGTCGGGCGCGGTCGCGGTCTTCTCCCGCATCCGGTGCAGCCGCCCGGTGGCCTGCAGCTGCGCACCGAACCCGGTGAGCAGCCGGCGGCGGCCGGGGGTGATGGCCAGCAGCTCCCCCGCCGAGCGGTCGTGCCCCA
This sequence is a window from Geodermatophilaceae bacterium NBWT11. Protein-coding genes within it:
- a CDS encoding DUF4247 domain-containing protein — translated: MSTRRVLPAALLTAALVLAGCGSGGSPESFIRDTYTSTGSDSDGESFSSPDPVGTTTADIAEAAPPAARQSDGGAEYLRYDDDIVIVSTATDGSTVRVEDVDGRYSSGYYAFLGSGFRPGSPASGGGDGGPGDGK
- a CDS encoding acetamidase, with translation MDVVEITPSFEQYAFTFGGVAPLARVAPGTVLRLWSDDAFSGALRAGTDVSSEKVDLSAVNPQTGPFWVEGAEPGDTLALHFVSMEPARDFGVSAVMPFFGGLTSTERTAMLQAPLPDLTWVYELDRAAGTVGFVAKRGDFRVELPVNTMLGTVGVAPAGGEVRSSLVPDAFGGNTDTPQMRAGATCYLRVNVPGALFSLGDGHYRQGEGEACGTAVEGAMTTTVIVELVKGAASAGGPAWPRVEDDTHWMTIGSSRPLEDAWRIGQSQLVHWFVELFGLDVMDAYQLLSQISEAPIANVVDANYSSVVKAAKALLPPARAYDGLHADLRARAVRL
- a CDS encoding DUF2617 family protein, whose amino-acid sequence is MTALDLAVPTRDVAASALGLLLDAPAPPGLASTTLSDGRGGELVLTVLGASHVVTARRDGATRTEQVSCDAVADGGDPLPGRADRRGYRFTSTVEQVPTAELADRVADLRTRAAGRSDWLVAAFPGHAAALTALTGAATATGWTWRTWHLYPGAGTSDVVTTHSDWSPA
- a CDS encoding SDR family oxidoreductase, with translation MDLQLTGSRVLVTGGTRGIGRAVVEAFLAEGARVEFCARDAAVVAATAAELGATGTPLDVADGPALTAWVEAAAGRLGGIDVVVANVSALAIPDTEENWQASFQTDLMGTVRLATAALPHLRASSSAALVAISSVSGREVDFTAGPYGVMKAAIVHYVQGLAFQLAGEGIRANTVSPGNTWFPGGVWEQIQEGQPDLYASSLALNPTGRMGTPQEMAAAVVFLASPVSSFTTGTNLVVDGALTRGVQF
- a CDS encoding DUF350 domain-containing protein, which gives rise to MTFGSLDGSELGDGVVATLLYFVVGIAVLGLGFLALDLLTPGNLRKQVYTDRKPNAAILLGANHLALAVIVTTSIMTSSDELLQGLVDSAVYGVLGVVLQAVALRVLDAFVPGHLRAIVDEERMSGAAWAVAASLFAIGVVNAAALS
- a CDS encoding DUF4178 domain-containing protein, which codes for MTEFLLVVLLIAAVAVIAVLVLRSRRTRRPAPGRVDPLADQPDTWDPMKIGVADVITYAGIDHVVRGTITMTEGGVSWYEHLLDGSTGRRWLTVEDDEGDLELTLWQRVEGTDLVPGGDVVVNDVVHRQVERGQAAFRSEGTTGTPPTGTVDYADYATRDKTGLLAFERWAPTQSWEVSTGRRVTPAELTVYHAQPGS